In a single window of the Trichoderma breve strain T069 chromosome 6, whole genome shotgun sequence genome:
- a CDS encoding peptidase family m41 domain-containing protein, translating to MSRYLRQSSQLARLARFSNSVSLQRTQRLVAGSSAVSLRALPTPYGVLPRYYSSKPPHPDENKNPGPEKPINHNDAGAKPESEGGSESPKIPLPPLPEGWIRLSKEEITQLQAFQEMLPEGQRQTLKDILVGLQHTGAPAEIRELLHKMRQGPGNLSIMDKGRLMRCVFIMAERVAEWEIEQQQQGKRGMFDQNNPEMSDHKDGERGADANRSHKASGESHSNQQGSDPKSPKPERNAWMDALQTGLVLGVTLWAIESFSRPFSEKEITWQELRKAFLDKGLVQKLVVVNGSQVRVELHPDAVQGTTDGSGAKRTYIFSIGSVESFEKKLEEAQDQLGIPPSERIPVSYEAGGSTVGNLVLAFGPTLLFIGLILWTQRSMGGRAGGAGGMFNFGKSKAKKFNAESAVKVKFSDVAGLEEAKTEIMEFVSFLKQPEKFEKLGAKIPRGAILAGPPGTGKTLLAKATAGESGVPFFSVSGSEFVEMFVGVGPSRVRDLFAEGRKNAPCIIFIDEIDAIGRARQESGRGFGGNDEREATLNQILTEMDGFNTREQVVVLAGTNRADILDKALMRPGRFDRHIYIDRPTMKGRQEIFQVYLKKIVTKEDHEYLIGRLATLTPGFSGADISNVVNEAALIAARENADDVKMIHFERAIERVIGGLERKSLVLRPEEKKTVAYHEAGHAICGWFLRYADPLLKVSIIPRGQGALGYAQYLPQDAYLMNTNQLMDRMAMTMGGRVSEELHFPTVTTGASDDFKKVSQMARSMVTQWGMSDKVGPVHFDNDPNRMVKPFAEATAQQIDQEVHRIVEEAYTRCRNLLVEKKTEVGLIAEELLKKEVLSRDDMVRILGKRPFDDNEDFEKFFGGKEASSPPPFPTETDTPKEEPPAPAPAFRKLSDE from the exons ATGTCAAGATATCTTCGTCAGTCGAGCCAGCTCGCGCGGCTGGCGAGATTCTCAAACAGCGTGAGCTTACAGAGAACACAGAGACTCGTCGCCGGCTCCAGCGCAGTCTCTCTCCGAGCATTGCCGACACCCTACGGCGTTCTCCCGCGATACTACTCCTCCAAGCCCCCGCATCCCGATGAGAACAAAAACCCCGGTCCAGAGAAGCCGATCAACCACAATGATGCGGGCGCAAAGCCAGAGTCAGAAGGCGGTTCAGAATCACCAAAGATTCCTCTGCCGCCTCTGCCAGAGGGTTGGATTCGCCTGTCCAAAGAGGAGATAACTCAGCTGCAGGCATTCCAGGAGATGCTTCCCGAAGGCCAAAGACAGACGTTGAAGGACATCCTGGTGGGGCTTCAGCATACCGGTGCACCGGCCGAAATACGCGAGCTATTACACAAGATGCGCCAGGGACCTGGCAACTTGTCGATAATGGACAAGGGACGGCTGATGCGAtgcgtcttcatcatggccgaaCGGGTGGCAGAATGGGAAATtgaacaacagcagcaaggaaAGCGAGGCATGTTTGATCAGAACAACCCTGAGATGAGCGACCAtaaggatggagagaggggagCAGACGCCAACCGATCCCACAAGGCGTCCGGCGAATCACACTCAAATCAGCAAGGATCTGACCCCAAATCACCCAAGCCTGAAAGAAACGCGTGGATGGATGCCCTCCAGACTGGTCTTGTTCTTGGTGTTACACTTTGGGCTATCGAATCGTTCAGCAGACCCTTCTCCGAGAAAGAAATTACCTGGCAGGAGCTGCGCAAGGCCTTTTTGGACAAGGGTCTTGTACAGAAACTGGTAGTAGTCAATGGATCTCAAGTGCGTGTGGAACTGCATCCCGATGCTGTCCAGGGAACGACTGATGGATCTGGAGCTAAAAGAACTTACATCTTCTCAATTGGATCCGTTGAGTcgtttgagaagaagctggaggaagCCCAGGACCAACTGGGTATTCCGCCATCTGAGAGGATACCTGTCAGCTATGAGGCTGGTGGTAGCACCGTTGGCAACTTGGTCCTGGCATTCGGACCGACCCTTCTTTTCATCGGCTTGATCTTGTGGACACAGAGATCTATGGGTGGACGAGCAGGAGGTGCTGGAGGCATGTTCAACTTTGGAAAGAGCAAGGCCAAAAAATTCAACGCTGAGAGTGCTGTTAAGGTCAAGTTCAGCGATGTTGCTGGTCTGGAGGAAGCTAAGACTGAGATTATGGAGtttgtcagcttcttgaaACAACCTGAGAagtttgagaagctgggTGCCAAGATTCCTCGAGGTGCCATTCTCGCCGGCCCACCAGGAACAGGAAAGACTCTTCTCGCCAAGGCTACCGCTGGAGAGTCTGGCGTGCCATTCTTCAGCGTGAGCGGATCTGAGTTCGTGGAGATGTTTGTTGGTGTGGGTCCTTCTCGTGTGAGAGACTTGTTCGCTGAGGGTCGAAAGAATGCACCTTGCATTATCTTCATTGACGAAATCGACGCTATTGGTCGTGCTCGACAGGAGAGCGGCCGTGGATTCGGCGGCAACGACGAGCGTGAGGCTACACTTAACCAGATTCTTACGGAAATGGACGGATTCAACACGAGAGAGCAGGTCGTCGTCTTGGCCGGTACCAATCGTGCCGATATACTAGACAAGGCACTGATGCGACCTGGCCGCTTCGATAGGCACATCTACATCGACCGACCTACCATGAAGGGACGACAAGAGATCTTCCAGGTTTATCTTAAGAAGATTGTTACCAAGGAAGACCACGAATATCTCATTGGTCGACTTGCCACCTTGACCCCTGGCTTCTCCGGAGCAGACATCTCCAATGTCGTGAATGAAGCAGCTCTGATTG CCGCGAGAGAGAACGCAGACGACGTCAAGATGATCCATTTCGAGCGAGCCATTGAGAGGGTCATCGGAGGCTTGGAACGCAAGTCCCTAGTGCTCAGgccagaggagaagaagacagtgGCCTACCACGAGGCTGGACATGCCATCTGTGGTTGGTTCCTGAGATATGCGGATCCTCTCCTGAAGGTCTCCATTATCCCCCGTGGCCAGGGTGCCCTGGGTTATGCGCAATACCTTCCTCAGGACGCTTACCTGATGAACACTAACCAACTGATGGACCGAATGGCCATGACCATGGGAGGTCGTGTGTCTGAAGAACTACACTTCCCCACAGTAACGACCGGTGCTAGCGATGACTTCAAGAAGGTCTCGCAAATGGCACGCAGCATGGTAACCCAATGGGGCATGTCGGACAAGGTGGGACCCGTCCACTTTGACAACGATCCGAACCGCATGGTGAAGCCATTTGCCGAGGCCACGGCCCAACAAATCGACCAGGAGGTGCACCGGATAGTAGAGGAAGCTTACACTCGGTGCCGAAACCTTttggtggagaagaagacggaagtCGGCCTGATTGCGGAAGAGCTGCTGAAAAAGGAGGTGCTGTCTCGCGACGACATGGTGCGAATCCTTGGCAAGCGACCATTCGATGATAACGAGGACTTTGAGAAGTTCTTCGGAGGCAAAGAGGCCAGCTCCCCGCCACCTTTCC
- a CDS encoding methyltransferase small domain-containing protein, with product MSRIPPWLFRKASRRSANIAALLPACRDLQSAMNEFRWLKEHVNSTASASKENLLSRLCRKRGHGYPLQYILGSQPFGLLDVKCRPGVLIPRPETEAYTYHLADLIKAGSLKTGEHGQRLGVVDFCTGTGCIPLLLYSLLYRKFEHLEVVGVDISDQAVSLSRDNIGHNVKLGHLPHPRPNRTLNILQQDIFQDEVIEKLQGRTWDVMVSNPPYISRRVWSHGGGQIGHSVRKYEPSLALIPGNDIPIPENWNHEDVFYSRLLSIANNLKPKVILLEVGDEMQALRVISRFSQHKLATNSRIEVWRDWPDLASGHDEESPLEITMDDGSSRLVSTKGSGNIRSIFIKLDV from the coding sequence ATGTCACGAATCCCGCCATGGCTCTTCCGCAAGGCCAGCCGTCGCTCAGCCAACATTGCTGCACTGCTCCCGGCATGCAGAGACCTCCAGTCGGCCATGAATGAATTCCGATGGCTTAAAGAGCATGTCAACAGCACTGCAAGCGCCAGCAAAGAAAACTTGCTCTCTAGGTTATGCAGAAAAAGAGGCCATGGCTATCCTTTGCAATACATCTTGGGATCTCAACCGTTTGGGCTCCTGGATGTCAAATGCCGTCCTGGCGTCTTGATACCTAGACCTGAGACCGAGGCGTATACTTACCACCTGGCTGATTTGATCAAAGCTGGGAGCTTAAAGACTGGCGAGCACGGCCAACGCCTCGGTGTTGTCGATTTTTGCACAGGAACGGGATGTATACCTTTACTTCTTTACTCTTTACTCTATCGGAAGTTTGAGCACTTGGAAGTCGTTGGAGTGGACATCTCTGATCAAGCTGTTAGCCTGTCTAGAGACAACATTGGTCATAATGTTAAGCTTGGTCATCTTCCACACCCTCGGCCAAATCGTACCCTCAACATTTTACAACAAGACATTTTTCAGGACGAAGTCATAGAGAAGCTTCAAGGACGAACTTGGGATGTGATGGTATCCAATCCACCGTACATTTCCCGGCGAGTGTGGAGTCATGGAGGTGGCCAAATTGGACACTCCGTTCGCAAATACGAGCCGTCTCTGGCTTTAATCCCAGGGAATGACATTCCAATTCCTGAAAATTGGAATCACGAAGACGTCTTTTATTCCCGACTGCTGAGCATCGCAAACAACCTCAAGCCAAAGGTGATACTTTTagaggttggtgatgagatgcAGGCACTTCGGGTTATATCGCGATTTTCCCAACACAAGCTTGCTACCAATTCACGTATAGAAGTCTGGCGAGATTGGCCCGATTTAGCATCAGGTCACGATGAAGAATCTCCACTGGAAATAACAATGGATGACGGAAGCAGTCGGCTTGTTTCAACCAAAGGTAGTGGCAACATAcgatccatcttcatcaaactGGATGTCTGA
- a CDS encoding RNA polymerase rpb3/Rpb11 dimerization domain-containing protein, giving the protein MNAPDRFELFLLGEGEKKIEEKVYSGMSNTSDFILKKEDHTLGNLLAEHLKAHPNVYMAGYKIAHPNVPELYIRVQTDGTISPRDVFTSVCEKLINQLEMLYQEFTREWELRRITNTGDQGASNGH; this is encoded by the exons ATGAACGCACCGGATCG TTTCGAGCTCTTTTTGCTCGGCGAGGGCGAAAAGAAGATTGAAGAGAAGGTTTATTCTG GCATGTCCAACACCTCCGACTTCATCTTGAAAAAGGAGGACCACACGCTGGGTAATCTGCTCGCCGAGCATTTGAAAGCACACCCAAATGTCTACATGGCCGGATATAAGA TTGCTCACCCTAATGTTCCTGAGCTCTACATCCGGGTACAGACAGACGGAACCATTTCGCCCCGTGACGTTTTTACGTCAGTATGTGAAAAGCTTATCAACCAGCTCGAGATGTTGTATCAAGAGTTCACTCGCGAGTGGGAGCTAAGACGTATCACCAACACTGGAGACCAAGGGGCCTCCAATGGCCACTGA
- a CDS encoding LSM domain-containing protein — MASQLLPLELIDKCVGSRIWVVMKGDKEFSGTLLGFDDYVNMVLEDVTEFDYSGNHTKLPKILLNGNNICMLIPGGEGPVGAAA; from the exons ATGGCGTCACAGCTGCTTCCCCTCG AACTCATTGACAAGTGTGTCGGATCAAGGATATGGGTCGTCATGAAGGGAGATAAAG AGTTCAGCGGTACGCTCCTGGGCTTTGACGACTATGTCA ACATGGTGTTGGAGGATGTGACGGAATT TGACTACTCTGGAAACCACACAAAGCTTCCTAAAATTCTGCTCAACGGCAACAATATCTGCATG CTGATTCCCGGAGGAGAAGGCCCAGTTGGTGCCGCAGCTTGA
- a CDS encoding 3'-5' exonuclease domain-containing protein, with protein sequence MSYHHTSQLWSSQFGVRFGALANVRQESTASTSIHTSALGGDEIRTDGPVIPAEFGLYTTDVTPDPLLSVPRSRSPRRAPIALPPRPTDAQRPSIALPDPNVATHSKDASSKDASSKESAAAPGADKKKIVVEPPSTLLEFSISKKEFLAARAAIPGTPEAHWSYTMYHRTGENGKVDNVKIASPSRIALIHVAVFTEKEDFLGPSFRKIMENPNVSKVGVNIIPDCTRLKNHLGVTVRGVFELSHLYRVVKYLPETPNLVHKGLVSLATQVEDQLLLPLYKGDLVRTGNWMRRLSSQQINYAASDAYAGLQLYYVLEEKRKALVPCPPRPHHAELRLPIPLPDPPAPPAVEKTEGDAAAADPTTATSADTTASTYKRRTYKPKDPKLEDSKPQDPKLEDPNPEDSKSKRQLPKTFSPKLPASEAAASGDSAPKPPRAKRQRPPKAPDTRDPRVIAAEAEMKAYNDAYTAANSTWPVTTPVRIRAYYIWYRNEDLCPADIAALLRDPPLLTSTVAAYIVDAIQTEKFPYPLGRLHKEVVCHIDLEKPYMYKYKSFCEECSKAVKLNGDDEETKQTEVKSDEQK encoded by the exons ATGAGCTACCACCATACGAGCCAGCTCTGGAGCTCCCAGTTCGGCGTGCGCTTTGGAGCACTTGCAAATGTACGCCAGGAATCAACTGCTTCTACGTCTATTCATACTTCTGCCCTAGGCGGTGATGAGATCCGTACCGACGGCCCTGTAATTCCGGCCGAATTCGGCCTATACACGACGGATGTTACTCCAGATCCATTGCTATCAGTTCCACGCTCAAGGAGTCCTCGGCGAGCGCCCATTGCTCTCCCGCCACGCCCAACAGACGCTCAACGACCATCTATCGCTCTTCCAGATCCAAATGTCGCAACCCACTCAAAAGATGCGAGCTCAAAGGATGCGAGCTCAAAAGAGAGCGCCGCGGCTCCTGGCgctgacaagaagaagattgtcgtCGAGCCACCGTCGACTTTACTAGAGttcagcatctccaagaaagAGTTTCTTGCTGCCCGCGCTGCCATTCCTGGCACTCCCGAGGCTCACTGGTCATATACCATGTACCATCGAACGGGTGAGAATGGAAAAGTCGATAATGTTAAG ATTGCAAGCCCTAGCCGGATTGCCTTGATCCATGTCGCAGTGTTCACAGAGAAGGAGGACTTTCTAGGGCCGTCATTTCGCAAGATAATGGAGAATCCCAACGTGAGCAAAGTCGGCGTCAACATCATACCGGATTGCACGCGCCTCAAAAACCATCTCGGCGTCACTGTTCGGGGCGTCTTTGAGTTGAGCCATCTCTACAGGGTCGTCAAGTATCTGCCAGAGACGCCTAACCTGGTCCACAAAGGACTGGTATCACTGGCTACCCAAGTTGAAGAccagttgctgctgcctttgtaCAAGGGAGATCTAGTCCGAACCGGGAATTGGATGAGACGGCTCAGCTCGCAACAAATCAACT atgctgcGTCGGATGCGTATGCCGGCCTTCAGCTCTACTACGTGCTTGAGGAGAAACGAAAGGCCCTCGTCCCTTGCCCTCCTAGACCGCATCATGCGGAACTGCGGTTACCTATTCCACTTCCTGATcccccagctcctccagctgttGAGAAAACAGAgggtgatgctgctgccgcggACCCGACAACAGCCACTTCTGCAGATACAACGGCTTCCACATATAAACGCAGAACCTACAAGCCTAAAGATCCTAAATTAGAAGACTCTAAACCTCAAGATCCTAAACTAGAAGATCCCAATCCTGAAGACTCCAAATCTAAAAGGCAATTACCAAAAACCTTTTCGCCAAAACTTCCAGCCTCGGAAGCTGCAGCATCGGGTGATTCGGCTCCAAAGCCCCCCAGGGCTAAAAGACAACGCCCGCCAAAAGCCCCCGACACAAGAGACCCACGGGTCATTGCAGCCGAAGCAGAGATGAAGGCGTACAACGATGCGTACACTGCCGCCAACTCGACCTGGCCGGTCACCACCCCGGTCCGTATCAGGGCGTACTACATCTGGTATCGGAACGAGGACCTTTGCCCTGCCGATATCGCGGCGCTCTTGCGAGACCCGCCGCTGCTGACCAGCACTGTTGCGGCGTATATCGTGGATGCGATACAGACGGAGAAGTTTCCTTATCCTTTGGGCAGGTTGCACAAAGAGGTGGTGTGCCATATAGACCTCGAAAAGCCGTACATGTATAAGTACAAGTCGTTTTGCGAGGAGTGTTCAAAGGCAGTCAAGCTGAACGGAGATGACGAGGAAACGAAGCAAACGGAAGTGAAATCAGACGAGCAGAAATAG
- a CDS encoding WD domain, g-beta repeat domain-containing protein, which translates to MDASSAQVKVVFTTNEEDLVLPESKRQLLVPADIKRYGLSRILNSESMLDTSSPVPLDFLANGTFLKTSIEEYLKSNGLSQETTLTLQYVRSLLPPVYEASFEHDDWVSGVDVLSSTSPAGLLAGDAAVNERVASASYDGLVRIWNPSGTAIAVSAGGKGEGHTQRINAVRWLSPTQLASAGLDRKVVVWDYKEADDGFSGTLKPNMELWGHGKNINSIDVNGSTRRILTASSDGRVGLWSASKRTAPQADPESLPSAHNTKRAKLSNAGSTAQRGPLAMIPLHEEAVTAAIFHPKDSTVAYSASLDHTVKTIDLTTQREVSRLTTMHPILCATALPGASLVAAGSSARHITLLDPRESAAATAAMTLRGHVNMVVSVAASPENDYSLVSGSHDSTCRVWDLRSVRLASSEEGGGSVSEPVYTIGREWLKGKKLPPAGDGAKVLSVAWDKTWGIVSGGEDKKVQINRGNGLLAS; encoded by the exons ATGGACGCCTCATCTGCCCAGGTGAAGGTCGtcttcaccaccaacgaGGAAGATCTCGTCCTCCCAGAGTCCAAGAGGCAACTGCTCGTACCAGCAG ATATCAAGCGCTATGGCCTCTCTCGCATCTTAAACTCCGAGTCGATGCTGGATACTTCATCGCCAGTCCCTCTCGATTTCCTCGCCAACGGCACGTTTCTGAAAACGAGCATTGAAGAATACCTCAAGTCAAATGGCCTGTCTCAGGAAACAACATTGACCCTGCAATACGTCCGCAGTCTTCTCCCCCCAGTTTACGAAGCCAGCTTTGAGCATGACGACTGGGTTAGCGGTGTTGACGTTCTTTCATCAACTTCTCCCGCTGGTCTGCTGGCTGGGGATGCTGCTGTGAATGAGCGGGTTGCCAGTGCCTCTTACGATGGGCTTGTGAGGATCTGGAACCCCTCAGGAACTGCAATTGCCGTCTCTGCTGGTGGCAAAGGCGAAGGACACACTCAGCGCATCAACGCGGTGCGATGGCTGTCACCGACTCAGCTGGCGTCAGCTGGCTTGGATAGAAAAGTCGTTGTCTGGGATTACAAGGAAGCGGATGATGGCTTCTCCGGAACTCTCAAGCCCAACATGGAGCTCTGGGGTCACGGAAAGAATATTAACAGCATTGATGTCAACGGTTCCACCCGGCGCATCCTGACAGCCTCCTCAGATGGTCGCGTCGGCTTGTGGTCCGCCTCCAAAAGAACAGCGCCTCAGGCTGACCCCGAATCCCTTCCCTCAGCTCACAACACCAAGCGAGCCAAGCTGTCCAACGCCGGCTCTACCGCCCAGCGCGGACCCCTGGCAATGATCCCCTTGCACGAGGAGGCAGTCACTGCCGCGATCTTCCATCCCAAGGACTCGACCGTCGCCTACTCCGCGTCCTTGGACCACACAGTCAAGACGATTGATCTCACAACACAGCGGGAGGTGTCTCGCCTCACCACCATGCACCCCATTCTCTGCGCGACGGCACTGCCTGGTGCGTCGCTGGTAGCCGCTGGTTCTTCGGCACGACACATTACCCTGCTGGACCCCAGAGAGTCTGCTGCCGCGACCGCCGCCATGACCCTCCGAGGTCACGTCAACATGGTTGTTTCGGTGGCTGCCTCCCCGGAGAACGACTACTCGCTGGTTTCCGGCTCGCACGACAGCACGTGCCGTGTGTGGGATCTGCGTAGCGTCCGGCTCGCATCATCTGAagagggcggcggcagcgTTAGCGAGCCGGTCTACACCATTGGAAGAGAGTGGCtgaagggcaagaagctgccgccTGCCGGAGACGGCGCCAAGGTGCTGAGCGTGGCATGGGACAAGACGTGGGGAATTGTAAGTGGAGGAGAGGACAAAAAGGTTCAGATCAATCGGGGTAACGGGCTGCTGGCTTCATAG
- a CDS encoding glycogen synthase domain-containing protein translates to MASNGNPVRDIKNHLLFEIATEVAHRVGGIYSVLKSKAPVTTAEYGDRYTLIGPLNHQSAAVEVEEMEPTNKELAATMQTMKDRGIGMLYGRWLIEGAPRVLLIDTKTAYNFVNEWKSDLWSVASIPSPPDDEETNEAVVFGYLVAWFLGEFVCHEKEKAVIAHFHEWLAGVALPLTKKRRIDVTTIFTTHATLLGRYLCAGSVDFYNNLQFFDVDAEAGKRGIYHRYCIERAAAHSCDVFTTVSHITAFESEHLLKRKPDGVLPNGLNVTKFSAVHEFQNLHQQAKEKIHDFVRGHFYGHYDFEPENTLYFFTAGRYEFRNKGVDMFIESLARLNGRLKAANSKMTVVAFIIMPAQTTSLTVEALKGQAVIKSLKDTTNIIEQAIGRRIFERSLKWHEGDPMPDEKELISGQDRVLLRRRLFAMKRHGLPPIVTHNMLNDSEDPVLNQIRRVQLFNHPSDRVKVVFHPEFLNSANPVLPLDYDDFVRGCHMGVFPSYYEPWGYTPAECTVMGVPSITTNLSGFGCYMEELIENSSDYGIYIVDRRMKGVEDSVNQLSSFMFDYCGKSRRQRINQRNRTERLSDLLDWKRMGMEYIKARQLALRRAYPNSFNGDEEEEEIEDFIRGPEQKISRPFSVPGSPRDRTGMMTPGDFASLQEGREGLSTEDYVAWKLPEEEDPEEYPFSLTLRTKQPNDISPETQATLNGTD, encoded by the exons ATGGCCTCCAACGGAAACCCCGTTCGCGATATCAAGAACCACCTGCTCTTTGAGATTGCTACGGAAGTAGCTCATCGAG TCGGTGGTATTTACTCGGTCCTCAAATCCAAGGCTCCAGTGACTACGGCTGAATATGGCGATCGATACACCCTTATCGGTCCCCTCAACCACCAATCG GCCGCAGTCGAGGTCGAAGAGATGGAGCCCACCAATAAGGAGCTTGCCGCCACCATGCAGACCATGAAGGATCGCGGAATTGGCATGCTCTACGGCCGATGGCTCATTGAGGGAGCCCCTCGGGTTCTTCTCATTGATACCAAGACGGCTTACAACTTTGTCAATGAGTGGAAGTCGGACCTCTGGTCAGTTGCCAGCATTCCGTCCCCACctgatgacgaggagacCAATGAGGCTGTTGTCTTTGGTTACCTGGTGGCGTGGTTCCTTGGAGAG TTTGTATGCcacgagaaggaaaaggccgTCATTGCCCACTTCCACGAATGGTTGGCCGGTGTTGCTCTGCCCCTTACCAAGAAGAGGCGCATTGATGTTACgaccatcttcaccacccATGCCACTCTCCTGGGACGATACCTCTGTGCCGGCTCGGTTGATTTCTACAACAATCTCCAGTTCTTTGACGTCGATGCCGAGGCGGGAAAGCGCGGCATCTACCACCGGTATTGCATTGAACGAGCTGCCGCTCATTCATGCGACGTCTTCACAACAGTCTCTCACATCACTGCTTTCGAATCAGAGCATCTGCTGAAGCGAAAGCCTGATGGTGTCTTGCCCAACGGTCTCAACGTCACCAAGTTCTCGGCGGTTCACGAGTTCCAAAATCTGCACCAGCAGGCTAAGGAGAAGATTCATGACTTCGTGAGAGGACACTTCTACGGCCACTATGACTTTGAGCCAGAAAACACACTGTACTTCTTCACAGCCGGACGCTACGAATTCCGAAATAAGGGAGTCGACATGTTCATCGAATCTCTTGCACGGCTCAACGGACGACTCAAGGCGGCCAACAGCAAGATGACTGTTgtcgccttcatcatcatgcctgCTCAGACCACATCGTTAACTGTTGAGGCTCTCAAGGGCCAGGCCGTCATCAAGTCCCTGAAAGATACCACAAACATCATTGAGCAGGCCATTGGTCGTCGCATCTTTGAGCGATCCCTCAAGTGGCACGAGGGTGACCCAATGCCCGATGAGAAGGAGCTCATCTCTGGCCAGGACCGTGTTCTCCTGCGCCGGCGTCTCTTTGCCATGAAGCGCCACGGGCTTCCGCCAATTGTGACTCACAACATGCTTAACGACAGCGAAGACCCCGTCTTGAACCAGATTCGCCGGGTGCAGCTGTTCAACCACCCGTCAGACCGTGTCAAGGTTGTGTTCCACCCAGAGTTTTTGAACTCGGCCAACCCCGTCCTGCCCTTGGACTATGACGACTTTGTACGTGGCTGCCACATGGGTGTTTTCCCATCATACTATGAGCCGTGGGGCTACACCCCAGCTGAGTGTACTGTCATGGGCGTGCCGAGCATCACTACCAACCTCTCTGGCTTTGGATGCTACATGGAGGAGCTCATTGAGAACTCTAGCGACTACGGTATCTACATTGTGGATCGGAGAATGAAGGGAGTCGAAGATTCGGTGAACCAACTGTCCAGCTTCATGTTTGACTACTGCGGCAAGAGCCGACGTCAACGTATCAACCAGAGAAACCGTACTGAGCGTCTTAGCGACCTGCTTGACTGGAAGCGCATGGGCATGGAGTACATCAAGGCGCGCCAGCTCGCTCTCCGACGAGCATACCCCAACTCGTTTAacggtgatgaagaggaagaggagataGAAGATTTCATCCGCGGGCCGGAGCAGAAGATCTCCAGGCCATTCTCCGTTCCCGGCTCGCCTCGCGATCGGACTGGCATGATGACCCCTGGAGACTTTGCCAGCCTGCAGGAGGGACGAGAAGGCCTGAGCACGGAGGATTACGTTGCGTGGAAGCTGCC tgaggaggaggatccCGAAGAGTATCCCTTCTCGTTGACTCTGCGAACGAAGCAACCCAATGATATCAGCCCGGAGACCCAGGCCACGCTCAACGGTACTGACTaa